One Arthrobacter sp. FW306-07-I genomic window carries:
- a CDS encoding DUF3188 domain-containing protein, with the protein MLNEFWATAPTRYKVLVFSAMGLIAVGIILNLIGNTGGNQGLAMASLPLIGLGLVLHVVGLVVRGQAIRRNLRR; encoded by the coding sequence GTGCTGAACGAATTCTGGGCCACTGCGCCGACCCGCTACAAAGTCCTGGTTTTCAGCGCGATGGGCCTGATCGCCGTCGGTATCATCCTCAACCTCATCGGCAACACTGGTGGCAACCAAGGACTTGCCATGGCGTCCCTGCCGCTGATCGGGCTGGGCCTGGTCCTGCATGTCGTAGGCCTCGTGGTCCGCGGCCAGGCCATCCGCCGGAACCTCCGCCGGTAG
- a CDS encoding HpcH/HpaI aldolase/citrate lyase family protein has translation MTSTIAAETVRPERNIPAEIARSWLLVNAMKPELFDQSAVSRADSIILDIEDAVDPSQKDQARNNVIDWLTAGGKAWVRINDATSPFWADDLAGLRGTPGLLGVMLAKTESADQVTESYHRMDGKTPVIPLVESALGIEEANHIAKAQGAFRLAFGSGDFRRDTGMAATPEAMAYPRAKLVVASRVGNLPGPIDGPTVGTNHPILREQTGITVMMGMTGKLCLAIDQTPVINEVISPTPSDVAWATDFMNDFEANGRVIRDGSDLPRLGRAEKIMKLAVAFGVQPAL, from the coding sequence ATGACGTCTACCATCGCCGCCGAAACCGTTAGGCCGGAACGCAATATCCCCGCCGAGATCGCCCGCTCCTGGCTGCTGGTCAATGCCATGAAGCCGGAACTCTTCGACCAGTCGGCCGTTTCCCGCGCGGACTCGATCATCCTGGATATTGAAGACGCCGTGGACCCCTCGCAGAAGGACCAGGCCCGGAACAACGTCATCGACTGGCTTACCGCCGGCGGCAAGGCCTGGGTCCGGATCAACGACGCCACCAGCCCGTTCTGGGCTGATGACCTCGCCGGCCTGCGCGGCACCCCAGGGCTGCTGGGCGTCATGCTCGCCAAGACCGAATCCGCGGACCAGGTGACCGAGAGCTACCACCGCATGGACGGCAAGACGCCCGTCATCCCGCTCGTGGAATCCGCCCTCGGCATCGAGGAAGCCAACCACATCGCCAAGGCCCAGGGCGCGTTCCGCCTGGCCTTCGGCTCCGGCGACTTCCGCCGGGACACCGGCATGGCCGCCACCCCGGAAGCCATGGCCTACCCCCGCGCCAAGCTCGTGGTCGCCAGCCGCGTCGGCAACCTGCCGGGCCCCATCGACGGCCCCACCGTCGGCACCAACCACCCCATCCTGCGCGAGCAGACCGGCATCACCGTGATGATGGGCATGACCGGCAAGCTCTGCCTGGCGATCGACCAGACCCCGGTCATCAACGAGGTCATCAGCCCCACGCCGTCCGACGTCGCCTGGGCCACCGACTTCATGAACGACTTCGAGGCCAACGGCCGCGTCATCCGTGATGGCTCCGACCTGCCCCGCCTGGGCCGCGCCGAGAAGATCATGAAGCTCGCGGTAGCCTTTGGGGTGCAGCCCGCGCTGTAA
- a CDS encoding ROK family protein: MPEPVPATPQLLRRVSAGAVLEFMRTTAAVTVTDVMAATGLTRATTIAVCEDLVRRGWILELENQREFGGYQKGRPARRFELNGRAGVVLGMDIGYSKVTVVVSDLRGMTLGRSSRPFQAGDVGSKERIAFIDGVAMAALQSAGTGPEQVLAVCAGVAAPVDRHGDVVATQKFWGLFDLGLRPALKETRGWTVLLENDANLATLGDRWQGAAAGVDDVVVILASERLGSGILEGGRLVHGSRGSAGELAYLNLVEGVGDTYGIAHLARTWAAEALATDTPTALRDLRPARVEAEQVFAAASQGDSVALGILDRLADRMARVVGTVATMLNPELVVIGGGVADSADVLLAPISERLHEFTATPARVAVSPLGDSIVTVGAVRCALDYVERNSLDLELRTP, translated from the coding sequence ATGCCCGAACCAGTTCCGGCGACCCCCCAGTTGCTGCGGCGCGTCAGCGCCGGCGCGGTCCTGGAATTCATGCGGACGACGGCGGCAGTGACGGTCACGGATGTCATGGCCGCCACAGGACTCACCCGTGCCACCACCATTGCCGTCTGCGAGGACCTGGTGCGGCGCGGCTGGATCCTGGAGCTGGAGAACCAGCGCGAGTTCGGGGGGTACCAGAAGGGCCGTCCCGCCCGCCGGTTCGAACTCAACGGGCGGGCGGGCGTGGTCCTGGGCATGGACATCGGCTACTCCAAGGTCACCGTGGTGGTTTCCGATCTCCGGGGCATGACCCTTGGCCGCTCCAGCCGCCCCTTCCAAGCTGGTGACGTCGGCTCGAAGGAACGCATCGCCTTCATTGACGGCGTGGCCATGGCGGCGCTGCAGTCCGCGGGAACCGGGCCTGAACAGGTGCTGGCCGTGTGCGCCGGGGTGGCAGCACCGGTGGACCGGCACGGGGACGTGGTTGCCACGCAAAAGTTCTGGGGACTGTTCGACCTCGGGCTGCGGCCGGCCCTCAAGGAGACCCGCGGGTGGACGGTGCTGCTGGAAAACGACGCCAACCTTGCCACCCTTGGCGACCGCTGGCAGGGGGCGGCTGCCGGCGTCGACGACGTGGTGGTGATCCTGGCCAGCGAACGGCTGGGATCCGGCATCCTGGAAGGCGGCCGGCTGGTGCACGGAAGCCGCGGCAGTGCCGGCGAACTTGCCTACCTGAACCTGGTGGAAGGCGTGGGTGACACCTACGGCATCGCCCATCTGGCCAGGACCTGGGCAGCCGAGGCACTGGCCACGGACACGCCCACCGCCCTCCGCGACCTCCGGCCGGCGCGCGTGGAGGCCGAGCAGGTCTTCGCCGCAGCATCCCAAGGGGACTCCGTGGCCCTGGGCATCCTGGACCGGCTGGCGGACAGGATGGCACGGGTGGTGGGCACTGTGGCCACCATGCTTAACCCCGAACTGGTGGTGATTGGCGGGGGCGTGGCGGATTCGGCGGACGTCCTCCTGGCGCCCATCAGCGAGCGCCTGCACGAGTTCACCGCCACCCCTGCACGGGTGGCGGTGTCCCCGCTGGGTGATTCCATCGTGACGGTAGGCGCCGTGCGCTGCGCCCTGGACTACGTGGAAAGGAACTCGCTGGACCTGGAGCTTCGGACGCCTTAG
- a CDS encoding FAS1-like dehydratase domain-containing protein has translation MTINPDLQGRSYPAAEVYDVGREKIREFARAVKAIHPAHFDIDAAKALGHSDLVAPPTFAIIIAQRADAQLIQDPEAGIDFSRVVHADQRFTHHRPIIAGDRLVAELHVDGVRAMGGGAMITTRSEIFALGSGDSREPVTTTTSSILVRGEGQ, from the coding sequence ATGACTATCAATCCGGATCTGCAGGGCCGAAGCTACCCTGCCGCAGAGGTGTACGACGTTGGCCGCGAGAAAATCCGCGAGTTCGCCCGCGCCGTGAAGGCCATCCACCCTGCACACTTCGACATCGACGCAGCCAAGGCGCTGGGCCACAGCGACCTGGTGGCGCCCCCCACCTTCGCCATCATCATCGCCCAGCGCGCCGATGCCCAGCTCATCCAGGATCCGGAAGCGGGCATCGACTTCTCCCGCGTGGTCCACGCAGACCAGCGCTTCACCCACCACCGGCCCATCATTGCCGGCGACCGCCTGGTGGCGGAACTGCATGTGGACGGCGTCCGGGCCATGGGCGGCGGTGCCATGATCACCACCCGTTCGGAGATCTTCGCCCTGGGTTCCGGCGACTCCCGGGAACCCGTCACCACCACCACGTCATCCATCCTGGTCCGCGGAGAGGGACAGTAG
- a CDS encoding aldo/keto reductase — MQEVIYGCMGLGGSWSGEPHEARHVDQAAAAVQAALDAGITLFDHADIYRSGKSEAVFGEVLAGTPGLRERIRLQTKCGIRLNERGLQTHYDLSRDAILERVNGSLKRLRTDYVDILLLHRPDPLADPAEVASAVGQLMAEGKVRQLGVSNMSAAQIEVLRDRLETPVVANQLEMSLLKRAWLESQVLVNHPEHLDYSFPHGTVEYCTRNNISLQAYGALARGAYTGAEPENPGSAEAATAELVAQLAGEYGATGEAILLGWLMKHPAGIAPVIGTVNPDRIRACSDAARVAQALSRADWYKLWVTARGSNIP, encoded by the coding sequence ATGCAGGAAGTCATTTACGGCTGCATGGGCCTGGGCGGCAGCTGGTCTGGGGAACCGCATGAAGCTCGCCATGTGGACCAGGCCGCCGCTGCCGTCCAGGCCGCCCTGGACGCAGGCATCACCCTGTTCGACCACGCTGATATCTACCGCAGCGGAAAGTCAGAGGCGGTGTTTGGTGAGGTTCTGGCCGGCACGCCGGGCCTGCGGGAGCGCATCCGGCTGCAGACCAAGTGCGGCATCCGGCTGAACGAACGCGGCCTGCAGACCCACTACGACCTGAGCCGGGACGCCATCCTGGAGCGGGTCAACGGCAGCCTTAAACGGCTCCGGACCGACTACGTGGATATCCTCCTGCTGCACCGCCCGGACCCCCTGGCGGACCCGGCGGAGGTGGCGTCCGCCGTCGGGCAGCTCATGGCTGAAGGCAAGGTCCGGCAATTGGGCGTGTCCAACATGTCCGCGGCGCAGATCGAGGTGCTGCGGGACCGGCTGGAGACGCCCGTGGTGGCCAACCAGCTGGAAATGAGCCTGCTCAAGCGGGCATGGCTGGAAAGCCAGGTGCTGGTCAACCACCCGGAACACCTGGACTACAGCTTCCCGCACGGCACCGTGGAATACTGCACCCGCAACAACATCAGCCTGCAGGCCTATGGTGCGCTGGCCCGCGGCGCCTACACGGGAGCTGAGCCGGAGAACCCCGGCTCAGCCGAGGCGGCGACCGCGGAACTGGTGGCCCAGTTGGCGGGGGAGTACGGCGCCACCGGCGAGGCTATTCTCCTGGGGTGGCTGATGAAGCATCCCGCCGGAATCGCGCCGGTGATCGGCACGGTCAACCCCGACCGGATCCGGGCCTGCAGCGACGCAGCGAGGGTGGCCCAGGCCCTGAGCCGGGCTGACTGGTACAAACTCTGGGTCACAGCCCGCGGGAGCAACATCCCCTGA
- a CDS encoding NAD(P)H-binding protein, producing the protein MTRIAIIGGHGKVALLLSELLTGEGHSVTSFIRNPDHADDVTATGATPSVLDVENSTTAAIADALAGHDAVVWSAGAGGGSPERTYAVDRDAAIRSMDAAAQAGVDRYVMVSYFGAGRDHGVPEDSSFFAYAEAKAAADEYLRGTKLAWTILGPGALTDNPGTGRIDVDPSPEGERETSRANVAIVAAAVLDLPQTAGRTIEFRDGTLPVAAALEPRP; encoded by the coding sequence ATGACACGCATCGCCATCATTGGCGGCCACGGGAAAGTGGCCCTCCTCCTGTCCGAACTGCTCACCGGCGAGGGCCACTCCGTGACCTCGTTCATCCGAAACCCGGACCATGCCGACGACGTCACAGCCACCGGCGCCACGCCGTCGGTCCTGGACGTGGAGAATTCCACGACGGCGGCCATCGCCGACGCGCTCGCCGGGCACGACGCCGTGGTCTGGTCCGCGGGTGCCGGCGGCGGCAGCCCGGAGCGGACCTACGCGGTGGATCGGGATGCGGCCATCCGCTCCATGGACGCCGCCGCCCAGGCCGGGGTGGACCGGTATGTCATGGTGTCCTACTTCGGCGCCGGCAGGGACCACGGGGTGCCGGAGGACAGCAGCTTCTTTGCGTATGCCGAAGCGAAAGCGGCTGCTGACGAGTACCTCCGCGGCACCAAGCTGGCCTGGACCATTCTTGGCCCCGGCGCACTGACGGACAACCCCGGAACGGGACGGATCGACGTCGACCCCTCGCCGGAAGGGGAACGGGAAACTTCCCGGGCAAACGTGGCGATCGTGGCGGCGGCAGTGCTGGACCTGCCGCAGACCGCCGGCCGCACCATCGAGTTCCGCGACGGCACCCTGCCGGTGGCCGCGGCCCTGGAACCGCGCCCCTAG
- a CDS encoding UDP-N-acetylmuramate dehydrogenase, whose product MTPTLLSSLTTSAVGGPAGTFIEARTEAEIIDAVRSADAAGEQVLIISGGSNLLVSDDGFPGTVIKIASEGFTVNAEDSCGGVAVVVQAGHNWDKLVEHAVRHAWSGIEALSGIPGSTGATPVQNVGAYGAEVSQTIAAVRTWDRQRNAVQTFTNSELKFGYRDSILKQTTVNGSPRYVVLTVEFQLPLGRMSAPIRYAELARALGVEVGKRAYANDVRREVLRLRGSKGMVWDATDRDTYSTGSFFTNPIVSADVADRLPEAAPRYPAGQDGQVKLSAAWLIDQAGFGKGFGLEPEGVAGGRASLSTKHTLAITNRGSASAADMVAVAREVRAGVEHRFGISLHPEPLLIGLEL is encoded by the coding sequence GTGACTCCCACCCTGCTTTCGTCCCTGACCACGTCCGCCGTCGGCGGCCCCGCCGGTACGTTCATCGAGGCGCGGACTGAGGCGGAGATCATCGACGCCGTCCGTTCCGCGGATGCGGCTGGTGAGCAGGTGCTGATCATCAGCGGCGGGTCCAACCTCCTGGTGTCCGACGACGGGTTCCCGGGGACCGTCATCAAAATCGCCTCGGAGGGGTTCACGGTCAACGCCGAGGACTCATGTGGGGGAGTGGCCGTGGTGGTGCAGGCAGGCCATAACTGGGACAAGCTGGTGGAGCACGCCGTCCGCCATGCCTGGTCCGGCATCGAGGCCCTCTCCGGCATTCCCGGCTCAACCGGCGCCACTCCCGTCCAGAATGTGGGCGCCTACGGTGCGGAAGTTTCGCAGACCATCGCCGCTGTCCGCACCTGGGATCGGCAGCGGAATGCCGTGCAGACCTTCACCAACTCGGAACTGAAGTTCGGCTACCGGGACTCCATCCTTAAGCAGACCACCGTCAACGGCTCGCCCCGGTACGTGGTGCTCACCGTTGAATTCCAGCTGCCGCTGGGGCGGATGAGCGCCCCCATCCGGTACGCCGAATTGGCGCGCGCCCTCGGTGTGGAGGTGGGCAAACGCGCGTACGCCAACGATGTCCGCCGTGAGGTGCTCCGGCTGCGCGGCTCCAAGGGCATGGTGTGGGACGCCACGGACAGGGACACCTACTCCACCGGCTCGTTCTTCACCAACCCCATCGTTTCCGCCGACGTGGCAGACAGGCTGCCGGAAGCGGCGCCACGCTACCCGGCCGGCCAGGACGGCCAGGTCAAACTTTCGGCAGCGTGGCTGATCGACCAGGCAGGATTCGGCAAGGGCTTTGGCCTGGAGCCGGAAGGCGTGGCCGGCGGCCGTGCCTCGCTCTCCACTAAGCACACCCTGGCCATCACCAACCGCGGCTCCGCCAGCGCCGCCGACATGGTGGCCGTCGCGCGGGAGGTGCGCGCCGGCGTCGAACACCGCTTTGGCATCTCGCTGCACCCGGAGCCGCTGCTGATCGGCCTGGAGCTCTAA
- a CDS encoding MFS transporter has product MTTPAGTTATAAQVTAWRNAVVIAYGASGLAFASWVSRLPAIRDALDLSPGNVGIILLCMTLGSFASVSMSGLIVLRLGSKRTIRTGSIVVGAGLLTTGFGTTVLANPVATAVGLAIIGLGTGSWNTASNVEGAAVERAVGRHIMPRLHGAFSLGTVAGAGLGALAAAVSLPVFWHLAAAGAVVAVSVATAASWFRADTTPVPGERSYSPDNFEDPTTGPIPVIPAAGTAEAPLDNKRRIAQAWRERRTLLLGVLVLGLALAEGAAGDWVALGLADGHGQSDAAGAAGYGLFVTFMTIGRFAGTVLLDKFGRVPVMRWCAAMAVVGLGIFVFAPAPWLAYVGLAAWGLGASLGFPVGMSAAADDPAKAAARVSVVSTIGYGAFLCGPPLLGLLAEHVGILHSLLAVMVMLAVSFVLSPVARKAA; this is encoded by the coding sequence TTGACCACTCCTGCAGGAACCACCGCCACCGCCGCGCAAGTCACCGCCTGGCGCAACGCCGTCGTCATTGCCTACGGGGCCAGCGGCCTGGCCTTTGCCTCCTGGGTCTCCCGGTTGCCGGCCATCCGGGACGCGCTGGACCTCAGCCCTGGCAACGTGGGCATCATCCTGCTGTGCATGACGCTGGGCTCGTTCGCTTCCGTGTCCATGTCGGGGCTGATCGTGCTGCGGCTGGGCTCCAAGCGGACCATCCGCACCGGCAGCATTGTGGTGGGTGCCGGGCTGCTGACCACCGGTTTTGGCACAACTGTGCTGGCAAACCCGGTGGCCACAGCCGTCGGCCTGGCCATCATCGGCCTGGGTACCGGGAGCTGGAACACTGCCTCCAATGTGGAGGGCGCGGCGGTGGAACGGGCCGTGGGGAGGCACATCATGCCCCGGCTCCATGGGGCGTTCAGCCTGGGAACGGTAGCCGGGGCGGGGCTGGGTGCGCTGGCTGCGGCCGTGTCCCTGCCCGTGTTCTGGCACTTGGCAGCGGCAGGGGCGGTGGTGGCTGTTTCGGTGGCGACGGCTGCGTCCTGGTTCCGTGCCGATACTACGCCGGTGCCGGGCGAGCGCAGCTACTCCCCGGACAATTTCGAGGACCCCACTACAGGACCCATCCCCGTGATTCCTGCCGCGGGAACGGCGGAGGCGCCGCTGGACAACAAGCGCAGGATCGCCCAGGCCTGGCGGGAGCGGCGGACCCTGCTGCTCGGGGTCCTGGTGCTGGGCCTTGCACTGGCTGAAGGCGCCGCGGGGGACTGGGTGGCCCTGGGGCTGGCGGACGGCCACGGGCAGAGCGATGCCGCCGGTGCTGCCGGTTATGGCCTCTTTGTCACGTTCATGACCATCGGGCGCTTTGCCGGGACGGTGCTGCTCGATAAGTTCGGCAGGGTCCCGGTGATGCGGTGGTGCGCCGCGATGGCCGTGGTGGGCCTTGGCATCTTCGTCTTCGCCCCGGCGCCGTGGCTCGCCTACGTTGGGCTGGCGGCCTGGGGCCTGGGCGCCTCCCTGGGCTTTCCAGTGGGCATGTCCGCCGCGGCCGACGATCCAGCCAAAGCCGCCGCCCGGGTATCGGTGGTATCCACCATCGGGTACGGGGCGTTCCTGTGCGGGCCGCCGCTGCTTGGCCTGCTGGCCGAACACGTGGGCATCCTGCATTCACTCCTGGCCGTGATGGTAATGCTCGCTGTGAGCTTCGTGCTGTCGCCGGTGGCCCGGAAGGCTGCATAA
- a CDS encoding DUF2797 domain-containing protein, with translation MTDTRYLVHGVFWEGPPAVQPAEPDRTADDGGGPVLRLQSPEGEFREIALRRGHRLGFQVAEPGRFCLGHVQMRQAGSRSHVLCASAAPAIRGKQCERCFVLDESRLMHDFHRGGRVTPGLREYLMQEHWLYVATFAGGATKVGTASGPRKWSRLAEQGAAVARYVARAQDGRVVRILEDLVTADVGLTQQVRSAAKAEALLQPLPATALDAVNARAAGDVRALLARTAVDGFEPVDEQWSRPAHADALYGDAIFGNKLRHAYPHALEAGQHGFGIAALSGANALARLDGSDADFVVNLSQLAARTIVLGDFVSEVPAVQEALF, from the coding sequence TTGACCGATACACGCTATCTGGTCCACGGGGTCTTTTGGGAGGGCCCGCCGGCTGTCCAGCCCGCGGAACCCGATAGGACAGCGGACGACGGCGGCGGCCCGGTTCTGCGCCTCCAGTCACCGGAGGGGGAGTTCCGGGAGATCGCCCTGCGCCGGGGACACCGGCTCGGCTTCCAGGTGGCGGAGCCCGGCAGGTTCTGCCTGGGCCATGTGCAGATGCGACAGGCCGGCTCGCGCAGCCACGTTCTCTGTGCCTCCGCTGCCCCGGCCATCCGGGGAAAGCAGTGCGAGCGGTGCTTCGTGCTGGACGAGTCGCGGCTGATGCACGACTTCCACCGCGGCGGCCGCGTGACTCCCGGCCTGCGGGAGTACCTGATGCAGGAACACTGGCTCTACGTGGCAACCTTTGCCGGCGGCGCCACCAAGGTGGGGACGGCGTCCGGCCCACGGAAGTGGAGCCGGCTCGCGGAGCAGGGGGCCGCGGTTGCGCGCTATGTTGCCCGGGCGCAGGACGGCCGGGTGGTGCGGATCCTTGAGGACCTGGTGACGGCCGACGTCGGGCTGACGCAGCAGGTGCGGTCCGCGGCCAAAGCCGAAGCACTGCTGCAGCCGCTCCCAGCCACGGCGTTGGACGCCGTCAATGCCCGTGCCGCCGGTGACGTTCGAGCACTCCTGGCGCGCACCGCCGTCGACGGTTTCGAACCTGTCGATGAGCAGTGGAGCAGGCCCGCGCATGCTGATGCCCTGTACGGGGATGCCATCTTTGGAAACAAGCTCCGCCATGCATACCCGCACGCCCTGGAGGCGGGGCAGCACGGGTTCGGCATTGCTGCCTTGAGCGGCGCGAACGCCTTGGCCCGGCTGGACGGCTCGGACGCGGATTTTGTGGTTAACCTGTCCCAACTGGCCGCCCGCACGATTGTCCTGGGTGACTTTGTTTCGGAGGTGCCCGCAGTGCAGGAAGCCCTGTTCTGA
- a CDS encoding glycoside hydrolase family 13 protein, which produces MSTTATLATLSDSDRLADPNWWRQASVYQIYPRSFADSNGDGIGDLKGITAKVPYLKSLGIDAVWLSPFYPSALADGGYDVDDYRDVDPKLGTLADFDEMAKALHDAGIKLIADIVPNHSSNRHKWFQEALASPKGSPARDRYIFRDGKGPNGEFPPSDWDSVFGGPAWERITEPDGTPGQWYMHIFAKEQPDLNWSNREIRDDFLKTLRFWSDRGVDGFRVDVAHALTKDLTEPLLSKLELSAANTGVDGFDDGTHPFWDRDEVHEIYAEWREVFNEYNPPRTAVAEAWVHASRRARYASPQGLGQAFNFDLLQADFDAAEYKEIITRNLAEAAATGASSTWVFSNHDVVRHATRYGLPQVAKEKAGAKGQDGKDWLLAGGPKDQLDVELGERRARAATLLMLAVPGSAYLYQGEELGLQEVADIPESERQDPSFFRNKGVEIGRDGCRVPLPWKVEGTSFGFGDGGSHLPQPDWFSKYAVEAQDGTEGSTLELYRKALKLRRELLTDEDLEWVENGGPDVLHFKRPNGWQSVTNFGTTAVDLPAGTVLVSSAPLEDGKLPANTTAWLRD; this is translated from the coding sequence TTGTCCACCACTGCCACCCTGGCAACCCTGTCCGACTCTGACCGTCTGGCCGACCCCAACTGGTGGCGCCAGGCTTCCGTCTACCAGATCTACCCCCGCAGCTTCGCCGACTCCAACGGAGACGGCATCGGCGACCTCAAGGGCATCACCGCCAAGGTCCCGTACCTGAAGTCGCTGGGAATCGACGCCGTCTGGCTGAGCCCGTTCTACCCGTCAGCGCTCGCCGACGGCGGCTATGACGTTGACGACTACCGTGACGTCGACCCCAAGCTGGGCACGCTGGCCGACTTCGACGAGATGGCGAAGGCACTGCACGACGCCGGCATCAAGCTCATCGCGGACATCGTCCCCAACCATTCGTCCAACCGGCACAAGTGGTTCCAGGAAGCACTGGCCTCGCCCAAGGGCTCCCCGGCCCGGGACCGCTACATCTTCCGTGACGGCAAGGGCCCCAACGGCGAGTTCCCGCCGTCGGACTGGGACTCCGTGTTCGGCGGACCGGCCTGGGAGCGCATCACCGAACCGGACGGCACCCCGGGCCAGTGGTACATGCATATCTTCGCCAAGGAACAGCCGGACCTGAACTGGTCCAACCGCGAAATTCGTGACGACTTCCTCAAGACCCTGCGTTTCTGGTCGGACCGGGGCGTGGACGGCTTCCGCGTTGACGTGGCACATGCCCTCACCAAGGACCTCACCGAGCCGCTGCTGTCCAAGCTGGAACTGAGCGCCGCCAACACCGGTGTGGACGGATTCGACGACGGCACGCACCCCTTCTGGGACCGCGACGAAGTGCACGAGATCTACGCCGAATGGCGCGAGGTGTTCAACGAATACAACCCGCCCCGCACCGCCGTTGCCGAAGCCTGGGTGCACGCCTCCCGCCGCGCCCGCTACGCCAGCCCGCAGGGACTGGGCCAGGCCTTCAACTTCGACCTGCTGCAGGCCGACTTCGATGCCGCCGAATACAAGGAAATCATCACCCGCAACCTTGCCGAGGCCGCTGCCACCGGCGCCTCCTCCACGTGGGTGTTCTCCAACCACGACGTGGTGCGCCACGCCACCCGCTATGGCCTGCCCCAGGTGGCCAAGGAAAAGGCCGGCGCCAAGGGCCAGGACGGCAAGGACTGGCTCCTCGCCGGAGGCCCCAAAGACCAGCTGGACGTTGAGCTCGGTGAACGCCGCGCCCGCGCCGCCACCCTCCTGATGCTCGCCGTGCCCGGATCCGCCTACCTGTACCAGGGAGAGGAACTGGGCCTGCAGGAAGTTGCCGATATTCCCGAATCGGAGCGGCAGGACCCGTCCTTCTTCCGCAACAAGGGCGTGGAGATCGGCCGCGACGGCTGCCGCGTGCCGCTGCCCTGGAAGGTGGAAGGCACCTCCTTCGGCTTCGGCGACGGCGGCTCCCACCTGCCCCAGCCGGATTGGTTCAGCAAGTACGCCGTGGAGGCCCAGGACGGAACGGAAGGCTCCACCCTGGAGCTCTACCGCAAGGCCCTGAAGCTCCGCCGGGAGCTGCTGACGGACGAGGACCTTGAATGGGTTGAAAACGGCGGCCCGGACGTCCTGCACTTCAAGCGCCCCAACGGCTGGCAGTCGGTGACCAACTTCGGCACCACCGCCGTGGACCTTCCCGCCGGGACCGTCCTGGTCAGCAGCGCTCCGCTGGAGGACGGCAAGCTGCCGGCCAACACCACCGCCTGGCTGCGGGACTGA
- a CDS encoding MaoC family dehydratase: MSLSIHELSPGQEIGSRTIEVTRTDLVKYAGASGDFNPIHWNEAFATSVELPGVIAHGMFTMGSAVQLVTDWAGDPAAVVDFQTRFTKPVLVTDTTGTDQPGASIEVSGIIGKLDAEANTARIDLTVVSAGQKVLMKAQALVKLS, from the coding sequence ATGAGCCTCAGCATCCACGAACTCAGCCCCGGCCAGGAGATCGGCAGCCGTACCATCGAGGTGACCCGTACAGACCTGGTGAAGTACGCCGGCGCTTCCGGTGACTTCAACCCCATCCACTGGAACGAAGCCTTCGCCACCAGCGTGGAACTGCCGGGCGTGATCGCCCACGGCATGTTCACCATGGGCTCAGCCGTCCAGCTGGTGACTGACTGGGCAGGCGACCCCGCCGCCGTCGTCGATTTCCAGACCCGCTTCACCAAGCCCGTCCTGGTCACGGACACCACCGGGACCGACCAGCCCGGAGCCAGCATCGAGGTCAGCGGCATCATCGGGAAGCTCGACGCTGAAGCCAACACGGCGCGTATCGACCTCACAGTGGTCTCCGCCGGGCAGAAAGTCCTGATGAAGGCCCAGGCCCTCGTCAAGCTGTCCTAA